The following proteins come from a genomic window of Syngnathus acus chromosome 15, fSynAcu1.2, whole genome shotgun sequence:
- the washc2c gene encoding WASH complex subunit 2A isoform X3, which yields MNGMSDGMSNGPDGSEHPGNDAQVWERPWTLDEMRQSSANWSLAADSGLFLFLQDFSQRMLSRTHEMEKQLDSLIRDTKATDSSLHSVFNDFLMLSNTQFIENRVYDEEVEEPVPKTDAADKQADQKSREQKEAELIPKMQEAVTYGLKVLESAFEHLDIKAGNSDSEDEEASDRLEAILEPKDLYVDRPLPFLIGSQAFMEQEDVGLGDLSSDELSVDSERDSVIDSEDIKDEDNSDEDFMQEADRHSNKKKASSMVSSEEDEDDDDSDIFGESDKEEEDAKSAGPSSSFADELAARIKGEVVSKPTGDRASLSSRKKSKSRKEAKSANSHADEDDSDDMFKPPKMESDDDKDDEDEFSPFGGKSGLFSGGKGLFDDDDEGDLFSDAPRLPVSKEEKSTNESIKTATKAAEPDKAGKKIPPGAVSVFPDNNLFNPVGDGMASRENGASTGKSHVTPKPAPVAGGLFDEEDDDQDDFFSVSQVKPKQAPDLFKDEDGDIFSEKAAQKKEAEQPLAQSEKKMPAGAISMFGPGTQSLLSEGLKKRQTSRSDESDKSEKNGLNPDVGPAVTQTQKPLTSRLFSDDKDTQIFPTIPKSQSDPHTMSQSRINKPPLSLFDDDDEEDLFASASNSKPKSNPAKTATQQPSKALSSSLFSDDEDQWLSPQMSATTQESQTGGMKPSASAPSSLPSVMTSQKGSLFDDDDDLFAPVKELSPKTPQRSLLFEDEDDEDKGSLFGIKTDEVKNAAAKPTSLLEKSPDSAKKGLKEKPSVPQKPPAKPPETPSPSSESTEIKKKPVGAVSLFGGIDVLAKKQAKSILDEDDDERDGPPPMVNTQEKVKSNAFSLFDDDDEQEDEQDPIFNASKPTARNTAKPAEERPQAKSTGVFQDEELLFSPTKQKDNDPDVDLFAVSDKTTSSELSSAKPAPPSLFLEDEEDDLFASSKPQSPSKVAAKHSTSTDRPPPVRPETVSEIQASLKINPAAFFPGSAPSMPGAVSVLPGLDPSSSSGVSSSSISPSPATTPIGARTDSEPGIGFDAPLQVPTLQSANKNRVRASIRRRPQSRAARQASQRSADDQEQREDNPPGASTSDLFSSVPPPSDHSSQTAIPQNSAPITSSPPSSQMSTEPSLPTPPVSKHPKKQDSSKDSNQGKVPLPFEEEEDIFASDSIFTSTLAASVSTKKAEHPPAAAPKKDLSNLPSIFDDNSDDLFQTLKPKSATKVAKTSAFLEDDDDNDDFFGVKSSSAATSAISSDVKSGNSFPKQDIFEDDVAILPKAPRKEKDKPIDVSLFDDNVDIFADLADSSAPKQKKSKAKAAGGSIFDDDMDDIFAPSAVKTATKVTPKAKTSPPSQKTSTAVDTSNIFDDPLNALGKN from the exons ATGAACGGGATGTCAGATGGGATGTCGAATGGCCCGGACGGGAGTGAGCACCCCGGTAATGATGCTCAGGTTTGGGAGAGACCGTGGACCCTCGACGAGATGCGGCAGAGCAGCGCCAACTGGTCTCTCGCGGCCGACTCGGGG CTCTTCTTATTCCTTCAAGACTTCTCTCAGAGAATGCTCTCCAGGACACATGAGATGGAAAAGCAGCTGGACAGCTTGATCCGAGACACCAAGGCCACCGATAGCAGTCTGCACTCGGTCTTCAACGACTTCCTCATGCTCTCCAATACGCAGTTTATCGAGAAT AGAGTGTACGATGAAGAGGTTGAGGAGCCCGTGCCCAAGACTGATGCTGCGGACAAGCAAGCTGATCAG AAAAGCCGTGAGCAGAAAGAAGCCGAGCTGATCCCCAAAATGCAGGAAGCGGTGACTTACGGCCTGAAGGTGCTGGAGTCCGCCTTCGAGCACCTGGACATCAAAGCTGGAAACTCGGACTCCGAGGACGAGGAGGCCAGTGACAGATTAGAGGCAATCCTTGAGCCTAAG gaCCTCTACGTGGACAGACCTCTTCCTTTTCTGATTGGCTCCCAAGCCTTCATGGAACAAGAGGACGTCGGCCTTGGTGACCTGTCTAGTGATG AACTGTCAGTGGACAGCGAGAGAGACAGCGTGATCGACAGCGAAGACATCAAAGATGAAGAT AATTCCGACGAGGACTTTATGCAGGAGGCCGATCGTCATAGTAACAAGAAG AAGGCGTCGTCTATGGTGAGCTCGGAAgaggatgaagacgatgatgatTCTGATATATTTGGAGAGTCggacaaggaggaggaggatgcaaAG AGCGCAGGCCCGTCGTCGTCTTTTGCCGATGAGCTGGCCGCCAGGATCAAGGGCGAAGTGGTTAGCAAACCGACGGGAGATCGAGCCT CCTTGTCGTCaaggaagaaaagcaaaagcagAAAAGAAGCAAAGTCTGCCAACTCGCATG CGGACGAAGACGACAGCGACGACATGTTCAAACCTCCAAAAATGGAGTCGGATGACGACAAAGACGACGAGGATGAATTCTCGCCGTTTGGCGGGAAAAGCGGTCTCTTCAGCGGGGGGAAAGGCCTCTTtgacgatgacgacgaa GGTGATTTGTTCTCTGATGCACCAAGGCTTCCTGTGTCCAAAGAAGAGAAGTCAACAAACGAAAGCATCAAAACCGCCACTAAAGCTGCAG AGCCTGACAAAGCCGGCAAGAAAATTCCACCTGGCGCCGTTTCAGTATTTCCAG ACAACAACCTCTTCAATCCAGTGGGTGACGGAATGGCTAGCAGAGAAAACGGAGCGTCGACCGGCAAATCCCATGTCACTCCAAAACCGGCCCCAGTCGCTGGGGGACTGTTTGATGAAGAGGATGATGACCAAGATGACTTCTTCAGTg tcTCACAGGTCAAACCCAAACAGGCCCCTGACCTTTTCAAAGACGAGGACGGTGACATATTTAGCGAGAAGGCAGCTCAGAAAAAGGAGGCGGAACAGCCGCTTGCGCAATCGGAGAAGAAG atgccTGCGGGTGCCATCTCCATGTTTGGCCCTGGAACACAAAGCTTACTCTCTGAAGGCCTGAAGAAACGTCAAACCTCCCGCAGCGACGAGTCTGACAAATCTGAGAAG AACGGGCTGAATCCAGATGTTGGACCAGCTGTCACTCAGACCCAGAAACCTCTCACAAGTCGTCTCTTCTCTGATGATAAAGACACCCAA ATTTTTCCGACTATCCCCAAGAGTCAGTCGGATCCCCACACGATGAGCCAGAGCAGAATCAACAAGCCTCCTCTGTCCTTAttcgatgatgatgatgaagag GATCTCTTTGCATCTGCTTCAAACTCCAAGCCCAAATCGAATCCAGCTAAAACAGCCACGCAGCAGCCCAGTAAAGCTCTCTCTAGCTCCCTCTTCAGTGACGATGAG GACCAGTGGTTAAGCCCTCAAATGAGTGCTACCACGCAAGAAAGCCAGACGGGAGGAATGAAACCAAGCGCCAGCGCCCCCTCCAGTCTCCCAAGTGTTATGACGTCGCAGAAAGGCAGCCTCTTTGACGATGACGATGATCTCTTCGCTCCGGTGAAAGAGTTgag TCCGAAGACACCCCAGAGAAGTCTTTTGTTCGAGGACGAGGATGATGAAGATAAAGGATCCCTGTTTGGAATCAAAACCGACGAGGTCAAAAACGCAGCAGCTAAA CCTACGTCGCTGTTGGAAAAATCACCAGATTCGGCTAAGAAGGGATTGAAAGAAAAACCATCAGTGCCACAGAAACCGCCAGCGAAGCCCCCGGAGACCCCATCGCCGTCGTCGGAGTCCACCGAAATTAAGAAGAAGCCCGTTGGAGCCGTCAGCCTGTTTGGGGGCATTGACGTTCTGGCCAAAAAGCAAGCAAAGAGCATTTTGGATGAAGACGACGACGAACGTGACGGCCCGCCGCCGATGGTCAACACGCAAGAGAAAGTCAAAAGCAATGCTTTCAGTCtgtttgatgatgatgatgaacagGAGGATGAGCAGGATCCAATTTTCAACGCCAGTAAACCTACAGCCAGAAACACCGCAAAG cCCGCAGAGGAGCGACCGCAGGCAAAAAGCACCGGCGTGTTCCAGGATGAGGAATTGTTGTTTAGTCCCACAAAGCAGAAGGACAACGATCCAGACGTCGACCTCTTTGCCGTCTCGGATAAAACCACG AGCTCCGAGCTCAGCTCGGCAAAGCCGGCGCCGCCGAGTTTGTTTTTGGAAGACGAGGAAGACGACCTGTTTGCCTCCAGCAAGCCCCAATCGCCATCG AAAGTAGCAGCGAAACACAGTACGTCGACTGACAGGCCGCCGCCAGTCAGGCCAGAAACAGTTTCGGAAATTCAG gcaAGTCTGAAGATCAACCCTGCTGCATTTTTCCCTGGCTCAGCCCCCAGCATGCCGGGGGCCGTCAGCGTACTCCCGGGTCTGGATCCCAGTTCCTCCTCTGGGGTCTCCAGCTCCAGCATAAGCCCCAGTCCCGCCACGACGCCAATCGGCGCCCGGACGGACAGTGAGCCGGGAATCGGCTTCGACGCGCCGCTCCAGGTTCCGACTTTGCAGAGCGCAAACAAG AATCGTGTGAGAGCTTCCATACGTCGCAGACCGCAGTCCAGAGCAGCGAGGCAAGCGTCTCAAAGATCAGCAGACGACCAAGAGCAACGAGAGGACAATCCCCCTGGAGCCTCCACCTCCGACTTGTTTTCTTCCGTCCCGCCCCCGTCAGACCACTCAAGCCAGACTGCTATCCCGCAGAACTCCGCTCCTATTACATCCTCGCCTCCATCTTCTCAAATGTCCACTGAGCCTTCTTTGCCGACGCCGCCTGTATCTAAACACCCCAAGAAGCAAGACTCTAGTAAGGACAGCAACCAAGGCAAGGTCCCGCTCCCttttgaggaggaggaggacatttTTGCTTCAGACAGTATTTTCACAAGCACGCTTGCCGCCAGCGTCTCCACCAAGAAGGCCGAACATCCGCCTGCGGCGGCACCGAAGAAAGACCTCAGCAACCTCCCGTCAATTTTCGACGACAACAGCGATGACCTTTTCCAGACATTGAAACCAAAGTCGGCAACAAAGGTGGCCAAGACGTCGGCCTTTTTGGAAgacgatgacgacaatgaCGACTTCTTTGGAGTGAAGAGCAGCTCGGCGGCTACGTCCGCGATTAGCAGCGACGTCAAGAGCGGCAACAGCTTTCCCAAGCAAGATATTTTTGAG GATGACGTTGCCATCTTGCCTAAAGCCCCCAGAAAGGAAAAAGACAAGCCCATCGACGTCAGTCTGTTTGACGACAACGTCGACATCTTTGCCGACCTGGCAGACTCTTCCGCACCGAAACAAAAGAAGAGCAAAGCCAAGGCGGCCGGCGGGTCCATCTTTGATGACGACATGG ATGACATATTTGCACCAAGTGCAGTCAAAACGGCGACCAAGGTGACTCCGAAAGCAAAGACCTCGCCTCCCTCCCAGAAGACCAGCACAGCAGTGGACACGAGTAACATATTTGATGATCCACTTAATGCTCTGGGGAAGAATTGA
- the washc2c gene encoding WASH complex subunit 2 isoform X4 has translation MNGMSDGMSNGPDGSEHPGNDAQVWERPWTLDEMRQSSANWSLAADSGLFLFLQDFSQRMLSRTHEMEKQLDSLIRDTKATDSSLHSVFNDFLMLSNTQFIENRVYDEEVEEPVPKTDAADKQADQKSREQKEAELIPKMQEAVTYGLKVLESAFEHLDIKAGNSDSEDEEASDRLEAILEPKDLYVDRPLPFLIGSQAFMEQEDVGLGDLSSDELSVDSERDSVIDSEDIKDEDNSDEDFMQEADRHSNKKKASSMVSSEEDEDDDDSDIFGESDKEEEDAKSAGPSSSFADELAARIKGEVVSKPTGDRASLSSRKKSKSRKEAKSANSHADEDDSDDMFKPPKMESDDDKDDEDEFSPFGGKSGLFSGGKGLFDDDDEGDLFSDAPRLPVSKEEKSTNESIKTATKAAEPDKAGKKIPPGAVSVFPDNNLFNPVGDGMASRENGASTGKSHVTPKPAPVAGGLFDEEDDDQDDFFSVSQVKPKQAPDLFKDEDGDIFSEKAAQKKEAEQPLAQSEKKMPAGAISMFGPGTQSLLSEGLKKRQTSRSDESDKSEKNGLNPDVGPAVTQTQKPLTSRLFSDDKDTQIFPTIPKSQSDPHTMSQSRINKPPLSLFDDDDEEDLFASASNSKPKSNPAKTATQQPSKALSSSLFSDDEDQWLSPQMSATTQESQTGGMKPSASAPSSLPSVMTSQKGSLFDDDDDLFAPVKELSPKTPQRSLLFEDEDDEDKGSLFGIKTDEVKNAAAKPTSLLEKSPDSAKKGLKEKPSVPQKPPAKPPETPSPSSESTEIKKKPVGAVSLFGGIDVLAKKQAKSILDEDDDERDGPPPMVNTQEKVKSNAFSLFDDDDEQEDEQDPIFNASKPTARNTAKPAEERPQAKSTGVFQDEELLFSPTKQKDNDPDVDLFAVSDKTTSSELSSAKPAPPSLFLEDEEDDLFASSKPQSPSKVAAKHSTSTDRPPPVRPETVSEIQKPALLSPAEPKEPTSRIGKLQASLKINPAAFFPGSAPSMPGAVSVLPGLDPSSSSGVSSSSISPSPATTPIGARTDSEPGIGFDAPLQVPTLQSANKNRVRASIRRRPQSRAARQASQRSADDQEQREDNPPGASTSDLFSFY, from the exons ATGAACGGGATGTCAGATGGGATGTCGAATGGCCCGGACGGGAGTGAGCACCCCGGTAATGATGCTCAGGTTTGGGAGAGACCGTGGACCCTCGACGAGATGCGGCAGAGCAGCGCCAACTGGTCTCTCGCGGCCGACTCGGGG CTCTTCTTATTCCTTCAAGACTTCTCTCAGAGAATGCTCTCCAGGACACATGAGATGGAAAAGCAGCTGGACAGCTTGATCCGAGACACCAAGGCCACCGATAGCAGTCTGCACTCGGTCTTCAACGACTTCCTCATGCTCTCCAATACGCAGTTTATCGAGAAT AGAGTGTACGATGAAGAGGTTGAGGAGCCCGTGCCCAAGACTGATGCTGCGGACAAGCAAGCTGATCAG AAAAGCCGTGAGCAGAAAGAAGCCGAGCTGATCCCCAAAATGCAGGAAGCGGTGACTTACGGCCTGAAGGTGCTGGAGTCCGCCTTCGAGCACCTGGACATCAAAGCTGGAAACTCGGACTCCGAGGACGAGGAGGCCAGTGACAGATTAGAGGCAATCCTTGAGCCTAAG gaCCTCTACGTGGACAGACCTCTTCCTTTTCTGATTGGCTCCCAAGCCTTCATGGAACAAGAGGACGTCGGCCTTGGTGACCTGTCTAGTGATG AACTGTCAGTGGACAGCGAGAGAGACAGCGTGATCGACAGCGAAGACATCAAAGATGAAGAT AATTCCGACGAGGACTTTATGCAGGAGGCCGATCGTCATAGTAACAAGAAG AAGGCGTCGTCTATGGTGAGCTCGGAAgaggatgaagacgatgatgatTCTGATATATTTGGAGAGTCggacaaggaggaggaggatgcaaAG AGCGCAGGCCCGTCGTCGTCTTTTGCCGATGAGCTGGCCGCCAGGATCAAGGGCGAAGTGGTTAGCAAACCGACGGGAGATCGAGCCT CCTTGTCGTCaaggaagaaaagcaaaagcagAAAAGAAGCAAAGTCTGCCAACTCGCATG CGGACGAAGACGACAGCGACGACATGTTCAAACCTCCAAAAATGGAGTCGGATGACGACAAAGACGACGAGGATGAATTCTCGCCGTTTGGCGGGAAAAGCGGTCTCTTCAGCGGGGGGAAAGGCCTCTTtgacgatgacgacgaa GGTGATTTGTTCTCTGATGCACCAAGGCTTCCTGTGTCCAAAGAAGAGAAGTCAACAAACGAAAGCATCAAAACCGCCACTAAAGCTGCAG AGCCTGACAAAGCCGGCAAGAAAATTCCACCTGGCGCCGTTTCAGTATTTCCAG ACAACAACCTCTTCAATCCAGTGGGTGACGGAATGGCTAGCAGAGAAAACGGAGCGTCGACCGGCAAATCCCATGTCACTCCAAAACCGGCCCCAGTCGCTGGGGGACTGTTTGATGAAGAGGATGATGACCAAGATGACTTCTTCAGTg tcTCACAGGTCAAACCCAAACAGGCCCCTGACCTTTTCAAAGACGAGGACGGTGACATATTTAGCGAGAAGGCAGCTCAGAAAAAGGAGGCGGAACAGCCGCTTGCGCAATCGGAGAAGAAG atgccTGCGGGTGCCATCTCCATGTTTGGCCCTGGAACACAAAGCTTACTCTCTGAAGGCCTGAAGAAACGTCAAACCTCCCGCAGCGACGAGTCTGACAAATCTGAGAAG AACGGGCTGAATCCAGATGTTGGACCAGCTGTCACTCAGACCCAGAAACCTCTCACAAGTCGTCTCTTCTCTGATGATAAAGACACCCAA ATTTTTCCGACTATCCCCAAGAGTCAGTCGGATCCCCACACGATGAGCCAGAGCAGAATCAACAAGCCTCCTCTGTCCTTAttcgatgatgatgatgaagag GATCTCTTTGCATCTGCTTCAAACTCCAAGCCCAAATCGAATCCAGCTAAAACAGCCACGCAGCAGCCCAGTAAAGCTCTCTCTAGCTCCCTCTTCAGTGACGATGAG GACCAGTGGTTAAGCCCTCAAATGAGTGCTACCACGCAAGAAAGCCAGACGGGAGGAATGAAACCAAGCGCCAGCGCCCCCTCCAGTCTCCCAAGTGTTATGACGTCGCAGAAAGGCAGCCTCTTTGACGATGACGATGATCTCTTCGCTCCGGTGAAAGAGTTgag TCCGAAGACACCCCAGAGAAGTCTTTTGTTCGAGGACGAGGATGATGAAGATAAAGGATCCCTGTTTGGAATCAAAACCGACGAGGTCAAAAACGCAGCAGCTAAA CCTACGTCGCTGTTGGAAAAATCACCAGATTCGGCTAAGAAGGGATTGAAAGAAAAACCATCAGTGCCACAGAAACCGCCAGCGAAGCCCCCGGAGACCCCATCGCCGTCGTCGGAGTCCACCGAAATTAAGAAGAAGCCCGTTGGAGCCGTCAGCCTGTTTGGGGGCATTGACGTTCTGGCCAAAAAGCAAGCAAAGAGCATTTTGGATGAAGACGACGACGAACGTGACGGCCCGCCGCCGATGGTCAACACGCAAGAGAAAGTCAAAAGCAATGCTTTCAGTCtgtttgatgatgatgatgaacagGAGGATGAGCAGGATCCAATTTTCAACGCCAGTAAACCTACAGCCAGAAACACCGCAAAG cCCGCAGAGGAGCGACCGCAGGCAAAAAGCACCGGCGTGTTCCAGGATGAGGAATTGTTGTTTAGTCCCACAAAGCAGAAGGACAACGATCCAGACGTCGACCTCTTTGCCGTCTCGGATAAAACCACG AGCTCCGAGCTCAGCTCGGCAAAGCCGGCGCCGCCGAGTTTGTTTTTGGAAGACGAGGAAGACGACCTGTTTGCCTCCAGCAAGCCCCAATCGCCATCG AAAGTAGCAGCGAAACACAGTACGTCGACTGACAGGCCGCCGCCAGTCAGGCCAGAAACAGTTTCGGAAATTCAG AAACCTGCACTTCTAAGTCCTGCAGAACCAAAAGAGCCGACGTCAAGGATCGGCAAACTTCAA gcaAGTCTGAAGATCAACCCTGCTGCATTTTTCCCTGGCTCAGCCCCCAGCATGCCGGGGGCCGTCAGCGTACTCCCGGGTCTGGATCCCAGTTCCTCCTCTGGGGTCTCCAGCTCCAGCATAAGCCCCAGTCCCGCCACGACGCCAATCGGCGCCCGGACGGACAGTGAGCCGGGAATCGGCTTCGACGCGCCGCTCCAGGTTCCGACTTTGCAGAGCGCAAACAAG AATCGTGTGAGAGCTTCCATACGTCGCAGACCGCAGTCCAGAGCAGCGAGGCAAGCGTCTCAAAGATCAGCAGACGACCAAGAGCAACGAGAGGACAATCCCCCTGGAGCCTCCACCTCCGACTTGTTTT